In Acidobacteriota bacterium, one DNA window encodes the following:
- a CDS encoding CoF synthetase: MSFSSSIRENGFWLQDRLQGDSIRKHLIDISCILERPGSPETKENVNRAMTNLLRHVTTTTPYYKKYINRSLKEYPVIDKTIIRESGDAFLSEKYSRHQRIPNVTSGSTGTPFQTYQNINKKLRNSADTIYFAGLAGYEIGQRLIYLKIWAAEKMRRKAAYWLQNIVPVDVIRLDDCAIEALIRRMEGDRSVFGILGYASALELICRFLDSRQSGPVKADVRSIIAMSESLNDYTKATMEKYFGVPVVSRYSNLENGIIAQQERSGSGSFLINTASYHVEILKIDSDDPASDDEPGRIVVTDLFNYAMPMIRYDTGDIGVMEKQSTNSDWKYLSKVEGRKLDLLYDTRGRLVSSYIAYKNMWKYLDIKQYQLIQEGEKEYTFKINAEKSFNRGDQLIKEFKHILGFDADFKIEYVDEIPLLASGKRKKTVNKYKPGSRQEAGEKIQ, encoded by the coding sequence ATGAGTTTTTCGTCTTCAATAAGGGAAAACGGTTTTTGGTTACAAGATCGCTTACAAGGCGACTCAATAAGAAAACACCTTATTGATATCTCATGCATTTTGGAAAGGCCCGGCAGCCCGGAAACAAAAGAGAATGTCAACCGGGCAATGACAAATCTTTTAAGGCATGTGACAACCACCACTCCGTATTATAAAAAGTATATAAACCGATCCTTGAAAGAATATCCCGTTATCGACAAAACAATAATCCGGGAATCCGGGGATGCGTTTCTTTCTGAAAAATACTCCCGTCATCAGCGAATTCCGAATGTGACGAGCGGATCGACAGGCACGCCGTTTCAAACATACCAGAATATCAACAAAAAGCTGAGAAATTCCGCCGATACAATCTACTTTGCCGGTCTGGCCGGCTATGAGATCGGCCAGCGTCTGATATATCTCAAGATCTGGGCTGCCGAGAAAATGCGCAGAAAGGCGGCCTACTGGCTTCAAAACATCGTGCCGGTTGATGTGATTCGTCTCGACGACTGTGCCATTGAAGCTCTGATTCGGAGAATGGAAGGTGACCGGTCGGTTTTTGGAATTTTAGGCTATGCCTCGGCTTTGGAATTGATATGCCGATTTCTCGACAGCAGGCAATCCGGGCCGGTAAAAGCCGATGTCAGATCCATTATTGCCATGTCGGAGTCTCTGAATGATTATACTAAAGCCACGATGGAAAAGTATTTCGGTGTTCCCGTGGTTTCGCGTTACTCAAATCTGGAAAACGGGATCATCGCCCAGCAGGAAAGGAGCGGATCGGGTAGTTTTTTGATCAACACGGCAAGTTATCATGTGGAAATCCTGAAAATCGATTCGGATGATCCGGCCTCCGACGACGAGCCGGGGAGGATTGTGGTCACCGACCTTTTCAACTATGCCATGCCCATGATCCGGTACGATACCGGAGATATCGGCGTCATGGAAAAACAGTCCACAAACTCCGACTGGAAATACCTCTCGAAAGTCGAAGGACGGAAACTGGATTTGCTGTACGATACCAGGGGGAGGCTTGTTTCGTCCTATATTGCCTATAAAAATATGTGGAAATATCTGGACATCAAGCAATACCAGCTGATCCAGGAGGGAGAAAAAGAATACACTTTTAAAATCAATGCCGAAAAGTCTTTCAATAGGGGCGATCAATTGATTAAAGAATTCAAGCACATTCTCGGCTTCGATGCCGATTTTAAAATTGAATACGTCGACGAGATCCCGCTTCTTGCTTCGGGAAAAAGGAAAAAGACCGTAAACAAATACAAACCCGGAAGCCGGCAAGAAGCCGGCGAAAAGATACAATAA
- a CDS encoding glycosyltransferase family 2 protein — protein MSRILKLYSAGGFLLLIMIMYQPKISIIVPAYNVQAYLKQCLDSLINQTFLDMEIILLNDGSTDDTPKICDRYALKDQRIRIIHKKNSGLSDTRNQGIEYATGKYIMFVDADDWIERNTCEIAYKTAVETDVDVLLWSYIREHRRRSIKKRIDLRKGLYSGPELKYYLQRRMVGLLSQELRYPENADAISVVWAKLYKSEVIKPRNVRFVDTKKVGSAEDPLFNLYAFENAMTAFYFDFHLYHYRRFTGVSFTNAYKPWLFERWQKLYKYMELFIKENNLPEYFFEALDNRRCLSIIGLGLTELSDYNKKTVAKKIKYLGGVLKHPEYKAAYKKMKLKYLIIRPQWFLFFFFCKKNFSLGVYTLLFFMKYLKRII, from the coding sequence ATGTCGCGAATTCTTAAACTTTATTCTGCCGGAGGGTTCCTTCTTTTAATTATGATTATGTATCAGCCGAAAATCAGCATTATTGTTCCAGCATATAACGTACAGGCATACTTGAAACAGTGCCTGGACAGTTTAATAAACCAGACTTTTTTGGATATGGAAATCATCCTGCTTAATGATGGCTCAACGGACGATACCCCCAAAATATGCGATCGCTATGCGCTAAAAGATCAAAGAATCAGGATTATCCATAAAAAAAACTCCGGCCTTTCCGACACAAGAAATCAAGGGATCGAATATGCAACAGGCAAGTATATTATGTTTGTCGATGCCGATGACTGGATTGAGCGGAACACCTGTGAAATAGCTTATAAAACTGCTGTTGAAACCGATGTCGATGTCTTATTATGGTCTTATATTCGTGAACATAGAAGGAGATCAATAAAAAAAAGAATCGATCTTCGAAAAGGATTATATTCAGGGCCAGAGCTGAAGTATTACCTTCAAAGGCGCATGGTAGGGCTTCTATCCCAAGAACTGAGGTATCCGGAAAATGCGGACGCGATTTCTGTAGTTTGGGCCAAATTATATAAATCGGAAGTCATCAAGCCCCGAAATGTTCGATTTGTCGATACAAAAAAAGTCGGTAGTGCTGAAGATCCACTTTTTAATTTATATGCTTTTGAAAATGCTATGACGGCATTCTATTTTGATTTTCATTTGTATCATTATCGAAGGTTTACTGGCGTTTCTTTCACAAATGCATACAAGCCTTGGCTGTTTGAACGTTGGCAAAAACTCTATAAATATATGGAACTTTTTATAAAAGAAAATAATCTTCCTGAATATTTCTTTGAGGCACTGGATAACCGGAGATGTCTGTCGATCATCGGGCTTGGGCTGACAGAACTGAGTGATTATAATAAAAAGACGGTAGCAAAAAAAATCAAATATTTAGGTGGAGTGTTAAAACACCCCGAATATAAAGCTGCCTATAAAAAAATGAAGCTGAAATATTTGATTATCAGGCCGCAATGGTTTTTATTTTTCTTTTTTTGTAAAAAAAACTTTTCGCTGGGCGTTTATACATTGTTATTTTTTATGAAATATTTAAAGAGAATAATCTAG
- a CDS encoding sugar transferase — protein MDLTAAFLGLLFLLPVLMILVLVVAWKLGRPVFFTQLRPGLHGRPFRMIKFRTMTDACDKDGRLLPNEKRRTKIGDFLRSFSLDEIPELFNVLKGDMSLVGPRPLLMEYLPLYNDEQRRRHEDRPGITGWAQVNGRNAVTWEQRFEHDLWYVKNRSFWLDLKILGMTIAKVVKREGINTHGGSFIEPFSNIKL, from the coding sequence ATGGATTTAACGGCGGCATTCCTGGGTTTGCTTTTTCTTCTTCCCGTTCTGATGATCCTTGTCTTGGTGGTTGCCTGGAAGCTCGGCCGCCCGGTGTTTTTCACTCAACTCCGGCCCGGACTCCATGGACGGCCGTTCAGGATGATCAAGTTTCGCACAATGACCGATGCCTGCGATAAAGACGGACGTCTCCTGCCCAACGAGAAGCGCAGAACAAAAATTGGGGATTTTTTGCGCTCATTCAGTCTTGACGAAATCCCCGAGTTGTTCAATGTCCTTAAGGGCGACATGAGCCTCGTTGGACCGCGCCCGCTCCTGATGGAATACCTGCCGTTGTATAATGATGAACAAAGACGTCGCCACGAGGACCGCCCGGGAATCACGGGCTGGGCTCAGGTCAACGGACGCAATGCCGTGACCTGGGAACAGAGATTCGAGCATGATTTATGGTATGTCAAAAACCGGTCTTTTTGGCTGGATTTGAAGATCCTGGGAATGACGATAGCCAAGGTCGTCAAGCGTGAAGGCATCAACACTCATGGGGGAAGCTTCATAGAGCCTTTTAGCAATATTAAGTTGTGA
- a CDS encoding SP_1767 family glycosyltransferase, with product MDGGNALFPEQMNLRTSSTFYCPRQVIKEILGLIYPVLKICFPLPNVKTIDETIDKIKKDKSSIARYGDGEFLFIMDKIGYDYQKYDEILSRRLKEILKSDNENILIGLPVGYQSLANLNRRSQLTWKSHIVWTYPRLRKFLDMKKTYYNASFTRPFINFSNKTVSERYFRKVKELWQDRDIILVEGEKSRLGVGNDLFSNAGSLVRILGPARNAFTRYHELLNEIVKHDKTKLVLLALGSTATVLAFDLGKRGYQALDVGNIDIEYEWFLRGANSKVKIPGKYTNEAPGGREVEDIRDELYESQIIKRIL from the coding sequence ATGGATGGTGGAAACGCTCTTTTTCCCGAACAAATGAACCTTCGAACGTCATCCACATTTTATTGCCCGAGGCAGGTCATAAAAGAAATCCTAGGGCTGATTTATCCGGTTTTGAAAATTTGTTTTCCACTCCCGAATGTAAAAACCATCGATGAAACAATAGACAAAATAAAGAAAGACAAGAGTTCAATTGCAAGATATGGGGATGGAGAATTTCTGTTTATTATGGATAAAATTGGATACGATTATCAAAAATATGACGAAATATTAAGCCGAAGACTTAAAGAAATATTGAAATCTGACAATGAAAATATTTTAATCGGATTACCCGTTGGGTATCAATCTCTGGCAAATCTTAACCGGAGAAGCCAATTAACATGGAAAAGTCATATTGTCTGGACATATCCAAGGCTAAGAAAATTCCTTGATATGAAAAAAACTTACTATAATGCGAGCTTCACAAGGCCGTTTATTAATTTTTCAAATAAGACTGTTTCAGAGAGGTATTTTAGAAAAGTAAAAGAATTATGGCAGGACCGGGATATCATTCTTGTAGAAGGAGAAAAAAGCCGTTTAGGTGTCGGGAATGACCTTTTTTCAAACGCCGGAAGCCTTGTCAGAATCCTAGGCCCGGCCCGAAATGCTTTTACTCGCTATCATGAATTATTAAATGAAATTGTTAAGCATGACAAGACAAAACTTGTATTGCTTGCGCTTGGATCAACCGCAACCGTTCTTGCTTTTGATCTGGGTAAAAGGGGTTATCAGGCTCTTGATGTAGGCAACATTGACATTGAATATGAATGGTTTCTGCGAGGAGCAAACAGCAAGGTAAAAATCCCCGGAAAGTACACCAATGAAGCCCCGGGAGGGAGAGAGGTTGAGGATATCCGGGACGAGTTGTATGAAAGCCAGATCATTAAACGAATATTATAA
- a CDS encoding glycosyltransferase, with protein sequence MSKILIITSSLQLGGIERVSSNLANEFSNAGHSIHYFCIFRHTPFFDLSENIVRIEPKLKKPQRFNILDAPIRIRKAVKKINPDSVLVFNKFYGTLTLLGLVGLNYPVYISERASPFYRFPLIIELFNNMVFLFVNPSGVIAQTEFAARCQRRFYKTGTPIRVINNPLREIEVFELLRKPIVLGVGRLADHLKGFDLLVEAWAHVKNKSWKLVLTGSRQENTKLAELAGKMNLHERIEFIGRVNDIDRLYAEAGMIVIPSRSEGFPNAMVEAMAAGLPVISFNFQAGPEEILVNNHNGILVENGNTEKLAEKIDLLIENKEERVRLGKNAKEIRIRLDRNKICREFLNFILPEGSFF encoded by the coding sequence TTGAGCAAAATATTAATAATTACCTCTTCTCTTCAGCTTGGCGGCATTGAACGGGTTTCAAGTAATCTGGCCAATGAGTTTTCAAATGCCGGCCATTCAATACATTACTTTTGTATTTTCAGACATACTCCGTTTTTCGATCTTTCAGAAAACATTGTGCGAATTGAACCCAAATTGAAAAAACCCCAACGCTTTAATATCCTTGATGCACCGATAAGGATCAGAAAGGCTGTAAAAAAAATCAATCCTGACTCAGTTCTTGTTTTTAACAAATTCTATGGAACCCTGACTCTTCTGGGTCTGGTCGGCCTTAACTACCCTGTTTATATTAGTGAAAGAGCCAGTCCCTTTTATCGCTTTCCCCTGATCATCGAATTGTTTAACAATATGGTTTTTTTATTTGTCAATCCATCAGGCGTCATCGCGCAAACCGAATTTGCTGCTCGTTGTCAGCGCCGGTTTTATAAAACAGGAACTCCGATTCGAGTTATAAACAACCCCCTGCGAGAGATAGAAGTTTTTGAGTTACTACGAAAGCCCATTGTTTTAGGAGTTGGTCGACTGGCCGATCACCTGAAAGGATTCGATCTTTTAGTAGAGGCCTGGGCTCATGTCAAAAACAAGTCCTGGAAATTGGTTTTGACAGGCAGCAGGCAGGAGAACACAAAACTTGCTGAATTGGCTGGAAAAATGAACCTTCATGAAAGAATTGAATTTATCGGCCGGGTAAACGATATTGACCGGCTTTATGCAGAGGCCGGAATGATTGTAATTCCTTCTCGCAGTGAAGGTTTCCCCAATGCCATGGTGGAAGCCATGGCGGCCGGATTGCCGGTCATAAGCTTCAATTTCCAAGCCGGCCCGGAAGAGATCCTTGTCAATAACCATAATGGTATTCTTGTTGAAAACGGCAATACGGAAAAATTGGCCGAAAAAATTGATTTGCTGATTGAAAATAAAGAGGAACGTGTTCGACTGGGAAAAAACGCAAAAGAAATTAGAATCCGGCTTGACCGCAATAAAATATGTCGCGAATTCTTAAACTTTATTCTGCCGGAGGGTTCCTTCTTTTAA
- a CDS encoding glycosyltransferase family 4 protein has translation MKKVLYIATSDVHIRTFHLPFLKWLKENGCIIHLAAEKRGDVVFDDIDQVFYMPFPRSPLNRVYFSTYNKLKMIIDQECYDLVHCHTPLPSFIGRLAARSSRKKGTKVLYTVHGFHFFKGAPLKNWLIYYPAEWFMSFFTDAIITMNSEDFSYINEKMPHKKTYIIPGMGVDPKKFHPFTEEEKIACRKKLGFDPKSVILLYVAEFIPRKNHELIIPAIKKTITKNPNVKVIFAGKGPLIEKIKKLAVNVGLDKDIEFLGFRDDIPELTGISDIGISASRHEGLPISLLQEMFCGLPVVAPIERGHNELIADKENGFLYPQNDHISLAIALQKLIDDPELRVQMGKKSLKRARLFSIENSLKAMAEIYEIYLS, from the coding sequence ATGAAAAAAGTTCTTTATATCGCGACAAGTGATGTTCATATCAGAACTTTCCATCTGCCATTTCTGAAATGGCTTAAGGAAAACGGTTGCATCATTCATCTTGCAGCTGAAAAGAGGGGGGACGTTGTTTTCGATGATATTGATCAAGTTTTCTACATGCCGTTTCCACGATCCCCGTTAAATCGTGTTTATTTTTCAACCTATAACAAATTGAAGATGATCATTGATCAAGAATGCTATGATCTTGTTCATTGCCATACACCGCTTCCGAGCTTTATTGGAAGACTTGCCGCCAGAAGTTCAAGAAAAAAAGGCACCAAAGTCCTTTATACGGTGCATGGATTTCATTTTTTCAAAGGAGCGCCATTAAAGAACTGGTTAATTTATTATCCGGCTGAGTGGTTCATGTCTTTTTTTACTGACGCAATAATCACAATGAACAGTGAGGATTTTAGTTACATAAATGAAAAAATGCCCCATAAAAAAACTTACATTATCCCGGGAATGGGGGTAGATCCGAAAAAATTCCACCCTTTCACTGAAGAAGAAAAGATTGCGTGCAGAAAAAAACTTGGCTTTGACCCAAAAAGCGTGATTCTTCTATATGTGGCTGAATTTATTCCCAGGAAAAATCATGAGTTGATAATTCCGGCCATCAAGAAGACAATAACAAAAAACCCAAATGTGAAAGTCATATTTGCCGGAAAAGGGCCACTTATTGAGAAAATCAAAAAGCTTGCTGTAAATGTGGGGCTTGATAAGGATATAGAATTTCTTGGTTTTAGGGATGATATCCCGGAACTTACGGGCATTTCCGACATTGGAATATCAGCAAGCCGGCATGAAGGCCTTCCTATCAGCTTGCTTCAGGAAATGTTTTGTGGCTTGCCGGTAGTTGCCCCAATAGAAAGGGGGCATAATGAACTTATTGCTGATAAGGAAAATGGATTCCTCTATCCGCAGAATGACCATATTAGTCTGGCAATCGCTTTGCAAAAACTGATAGATGATCCCGAACTCCGTGTTCAAATGGGAAAAAAGTCATTGAAAAGAGCCCGTCTTTTTAGTATTGAAAATTCGCTGAAAGCTATGGCGGAGATCTATGAAATCTATTTGTCATAA